The following proteins come from a genomic window of Pseudomonas putida:
- a CDS encoding helix-turn-helix domain-containing protein, whose protein sequence is MPTPRQFSKKTSTSNMLRLKTSSANIQAPYRVDFILLEHFSMASFTVAMDVLVTANLLRADSFQFTPLSLDGDRVLSDLGLELVATELSAAALKELDLLVVCGGLRTPLKYPELDRLLDDCAAHGMALGGLWNGAWFLGRAGVLDDYGCSIHPEQRASLSERSPQTRITPASFTLDRDRLSAASPNGAMELMLGLVRRLYGDGLAEGVEEILSFSGARYRQVGPGAKKSMSLHLRTIVELMENNLEETLSLDQLAAYSGRSRRQIDRLFQAQLGTSPRRYYMELRITKSRRLLQYSDLSVMEVAVACGFVSVSHFSKCYAAYFGYPPSREQRLGE, encoded by the coding sequence GTGCCCACGCCACGCCAGTTCAGCAAAAAAACCAGCACCAGCAACATGCTACGGCTGAAAACAAGCAGCGCCAATATCCAGGCGCCCTATCGGGTCGACTTTATCCTGCTCGAACACTTCTCGATGGCCAGTTTCACCGTGGCCATGGACGTGCTGGTCACGGCAAACCTGCTGCGTGCCGACAGCTTCCAGTTCACTCCGCTGTCGCTGGACGGCGACCGGGTGCTCAGCGACCTGGGGCTGGAACTGGTAGCCACCGAGCTGTCCGCCGCGGCGCTGAAGGAGCTGGACCTGTTGGTGGTCTGTGGCGGCTTGCGCACACCACTGAAGTACCCGGAACTCGATCGCCTGCTGGACGATTGCGCGGCCCACGGCATGGCCTTGGGCGGCTTGTGGAACGGCGCCTGGTTCCTTGGCCGCGCCGGGGTACTGGACGACTACGGTTGCAGCATCCACCCCGAGCAACGCGCCAGCCTGTCCGAGCGCAGCCCGCAAACCCGCATCACCCCGGCCAGCTTTACCCTCGACCGTGACCGCCTCAGCGCCGCCAGCCCCAATGGCGCCATGGAGCTGATGCTGGGCCTGGTGCGCCGGCTGTATGGTGATGGCCTGGCCGAAGGGGTCGAGGAAATCCTGTCATTTTCCGGTGCGCGCTACCGCCAGGTGGGTCCTGGGGCGAAGAAGTCCATGAGCCTGCACCTGCGCACCATTGTCGAGCTGATGGAAAACAACCTGGAGGAAACCCTCAGCCTCGACCAGTTGGCCGCCTACAGCGGGCGCTCGCGCCGGCAGATCGACCGCCTGTTCCAGGCCCAGCTGGGCACGTCGCCACGGCGCTATTACATGGAGCTGCGCATCACCAAGAGCCGCCGGCTGCTGCAGTATTCCGACCTGTCGGTGATGGAAGTGGCAGTGGCCTGCGGGTTTGTCTCGGTGTCGCACTTCAGCAAGTGCTATGCGGCGTATTTCGGCTACCCGCCGTCGCGCGAGCAACGGCTGGGCGAGTGA
- a CDS encoding TetR family transcriptional regulator: MSDSVVGLGQPETEGVRKTRKNNPEKTREDILQAAINEFVQQGLAGARVDAIAERTATSKRMIYYYFGSKEQLYCECLVKLYGDIRKTEQSLDLESLPAEQAIRRLVEFTFDHHDRNVDFVRIICTENIHYGEYVKQSPAIREMSSLVLEALGNTLRRGVQEGVFRAGIEVIDLHMLMSSFCFYRVSNRHTFGEIFQIDLSDEQVKLRHKAMICDAVLRYIQLEPRT; encoded by the coding sequence ATGAGTGATTCCGTAGTCGGCCTCGGCCAGCCTGAAACCGAAGGGGTGCGCAAAACGCGCAAGAACAACCCTGAGAAAACACGCGAGGACATCCTCCAGGCCGCCATCAACGAGTTCGTTCAGCAAGGGCTGGCCGGCGCCCGCGTCGACGCCATTGCCGAACGCACCGCCACTTCCAAGCGCATGATCTACTACTACTTCGGCAGCAAAGAGCAGCTGTATTGCGAGTGCCTGGTGAAGTTGTACGGGGATATCCGCAAGACCGAGCAGAGCCTGGACCTGGAGTCGTTGCCGGCTGAGCAGGCGATTCGTCGGCTGGTGGAGTTCACCTTCGATCACCACGACCGCAACGTCGATTTCGTGCGCATCATCTGCACCGAAAACATCCACTATGGCGAGTACGTCAAGCAGTCACCGGCCATTCGCGAAATGAGCAGCCTGGTGTTGGAGGCCTTGGGCAACACCCTGCGTCGCGGCGTGCAGGAAGGCGTGTTCCGCGCCGGCATCGAGGTCATCGACCTGCACATGCTGATGAGCTCGTTCTGCTTCTACCGGGTGTCGAACCGCCATACCTTTGGCGAGATCTTCCAGATCGACCTGTCTGATGAGCAGGTAAAGCTGCGCCACAAAGCCATGATCTGTGATGCGGTGTTGCGGTATATCCAGCTCGAACCTCGTACGTGA